GTAAACCTCCTTTCCCCCTTCATCACGGACAAAGCCATACCCCCCTTGGGGAAAGTATTTGGTGATTTTACCGTGTCGAAAATTGTCCTGCGGATAGGTCACACTCCTCTGATTATAATTGAGTTTGTTGCTTGGCAAGGGTATAGGGGAGGCAATGCGAAAAATTTATATCGCCCTCCTTCTTTTTACCTTTGCCGGTTTTGTCGCCTCTCTTCTCATGTCCCGCCTCCATATGAAGCTGGAGCAGGGGGCGGGCTTTGAGGAGAGGAGTTTTTGTACCATCTCGGAGGTTGTCGATTGTGACACTGCCATCGCCAGCCGGTATGCGAGGATCGCCGGGATACCGACCGCCTACCTTGGTTCCCTCTACTACCTTTTTGTCCTGTTTGCGACGTTCTATGCCTGGGCCGTTGAGCAAGGGAGAAAGGCGACCGTTTCATTTCTGATGGCCGGTTCGGCCCTGGCGACTCTCTACAGTATTGTGCTTGCCTATTTCGCATTTTATCAGCTTCGGATTGTCTGTCTCCTCTGCACCACAACCTACCTTGTCAACCTGGCCCACATCCTCCTGTTTCCGCGCGTTCTGGAAGTTAGGTGGCATCGTATCCCGGTTTATCTTTGGGAGTATCTCAAATCGATTTTTGGCTTAGGGGCTATTCAGACGAAAATCCTGCCTCATCTGGCAATTTTTCTTTTGGTTATGGGTGGAGGTGTATTTTTCTTTCGTGGGTTGGCAAAAGGGGCCGATGAAAGAAAAATATCTGAGGTCAAGATCCCTGACGAGGCAGTGCTCAAGTATTTTTATGCCCAGACTCCGATTGAATTTCAGTTAAGGGAGGCTGTCAGTCGTGGTCCGGAAAAGGCCAAGGTGACCATTGTTGATTTTTCTGACTTCCAATGTCCGTTCTGTAAACGTGCCGCCTTCACGCTAAAACCTTATTTGGGAGAGCTTAAAAGCCAGGTACGTTTGATTTATGTCAATTACCCCCTCGATAACGCCTGCAATCCGGCGATCCAAAGGCCGTTTCATCCCGTCTCCTGTCTTGCCGCCAAGGCGGCGCTTTGTGCCCAGGGTCAGGGAAAGTTCTGGGAGTATCATGACCTTGTTTTTGAGAACCAGAAGAGACTGTCACGCACAACGCTGCTCCAATTGGCGAATCAGGCCGGTTTGGATGAGACCACATTCAATAACTGTCTTGTCTCTCTCGAGACGGAAAACCGGCTTGGGCAGGAGATCAAGGAGGCCGAGAGGTTCGGTGTTCGTGGAACCCCGGCCCTCTTTGTTAATGGGCGGCCGCTTTCGAACTGGACGGATCCGCACGTTTTTCGGCTGGTTGTTGAGTCGGAGCTGAAACAGCCTTAAACCTCTTTTCATCAGTCGTCAGATCGGCGGCTCGGTAATCCGGCATGAGATAAAGGTTCGGTGATCCCTCCAGTTGAAGGTAGCGCTCCCATCCCACCGCTGTCTTTTTGCCTACCCTCAAGAGCTTGGATTCCCCCGTTTTAAGGGTCAGCCGGAGTCTCTTTTCTGGTGGTTCGAGGCCAAATTTTGCGAATTCTTTGATCGGTTCTGAAGATTCCAGCTTTTTGACCTGAGGTTCAGACCAGAAGGCAAGAATGGAATCAATATCGAGCCTCCATGTTCCGTTCTGATCCCGCTCGATCTTGAGGGATTTCCCTCCCTCGGTCATCTCGACCGACTGGATCTCTGTCTTGGAGAGTGTGTAAAGGGTTATTGTATCGCCATCGTCCCGATCTTTTTCAAAATAGTGGATGTAGACGACAAGGCCGATGAGAAGCAGGACGGCTAGCAATGTCATTTGGTAACGATTCATATTATATAAAGCACGTTCAGCCAACGGGTGGCCC
This sequence is a window from Deltaproteobacteria bacterium. Protein-coding genes within it:
- a CDS encoding thioredoxin domain-containing protein, which produces MRKIYIALLLFTFAGFVASLLMSRLHMKLEQGAGFEERSFCTISEVVDCDTAIASRYARIAGIPTAYLGSLYYLFVLFATFYAWAVEQGRKATVSFLMAGSALATLYSIVLAYFAFYQLRIVCLLCTTTYLVNLAHILLFPRVLEVRWHRIPVYLWEYLKSIFGLGAIQTKILPHLAIFLLVMGGGVFFFRGLAKGADERKISEVKIPDEAVLKYFYAQTPIEFQLREAVSRGPEKAKVTIVDFSDFQCPFCKRAAFTLKPYLGELKSQVRLIYVNYPLDNACNPAIQRPFHPVSCLAAKAALCAQGQGKFWEYHDLVFENQKRLSRTTLLQLANQAGLDETTFNNCLVSLETENRLGQEIKEAERFGVRGTPALFVNGRPLSNWTDPHVFRLVVESELKQP
- a CDS encoding DUF4340 domain-containing protein; this encodes MTLLAVLLLIGLVVYIHYFEKDRDDGDTITLYTLSKTEIQSVEMTEGGKSLKIERDQNGTWRLDIDSILAFWSEPQVKKLESSEPIKEFAKFGLEPPEKRLRLTLKTGESKLLRVGKKTAVGWERYLQLEGSPNLYLMPDYRAADLTTDEKRFKAVSAPTQQPAEKRADPSSSKAAAH